One genomic segment of Vagococcus intermedius includes these proteins:
- a CDS encoding TetR family transcriptional regulator codes for MPKETFFRLPKEKQERLLEAARIEFSRVPLQDAAIANIVKLADVSRGSFYQYFDDKEDLYYYYFDVLRLASKRDYEVLLREEQGDLFKATRRYFRRWSEEAICGPNAAFYKNLFLYLDYQGTSRVSPEIARDDSLVKLREQRVTKHKEKMVQLMEMIDTSKLKLTTDKDLIILIRILTSMMFGSINHAYKQETRGEKVDLEELKEEFDTKLGWLQYGVHQNKVGGNE; via the coding sequence ATGCCTAAAGAAACTTTTTTTCGTTTGCCAAAGGAAAAGCAAGAGCGTTTATTGGAGGCAGCGCGTATCGAATTTTCACGTGTTCCATTACAAGATGCAGCGATTGCGAATATTGTAAAGTTAGCAGATGTCTCGAGAGGTAGTTTTTATCAATATTTTGATGATAAAGAAGACCTTTACTATTATTATTTTGATGTGTTGAGACTGGCTAGTAAAAGGGATTATGAAGTATTACTGAGAGAAGAGCAAGGTGATCTTTTTAAAGCAACCAGACGTTATTTTAGACGCTGGAGCGAGGAAGCGATTTGTGGTCCAAATGCGGCTTTTTATAAAAATTTATTCTTGTATTTAGATTACCAAGGGACATCACGGGTCTCACCTGAGATTGCAAGAGATGATTCACTGGTAAAATTGAGAGAGCAGCGTGTCACTAAGCATAAAGAGAAAATGGTACAGTTAATGGAGATGATTGATACTTCAAAATTAAAATTAACGACAGATAAAGATCTGATTATTTTAATTAGAATTTTGACCTCGATGATGTTTGGTTCAATTAACCACGCTTATAAACAAGAAACGCGCGGCGAAAAAGTAGATTTAGAAGAACTAAAGGAAGAGTTTGATACAAAATTAGGTTGGTTGCAGTATGGTGTGCATCAAAATAAAGTAGGTGGAAATGAATGA
- a CDS encoding APC family permease, with protein sequence MNEKQLRWQNIAMMAFVTVWGLGNVVNNFAQQGLTVVTSWVLIMIFYFVPYALSVGQLGSTFKESGGGVSSWIKETSTTKLAYYAAWTYWIVHIPYLAQKPQGILVALSWLFKGNGNFVNTVDSKIVSLICLIIFLLFLWIASKGLTTLKVIGNMAGTAMFVMSLLFILLAVSAPSLRGAVVATPDMGSLATYIPKFDFAYLTTISMLVFAVGGCEKISPYVNNTHNPSKEFPKGMIVLAAMVAICALLGSVAMGMLFDANNIPEDLMVNGAYQAFEKLGAHYGVGNLFLILYAIANSMAQVSALAFSIDAPLKILLADADPDYIPASLSKVNAKGTPVNGYIFTGVLVTILIIVPSLGMGNMNELFKWLTNLNSVVMPMRYLWVFLAYMWINKYANRFQSDYKLVKNATFGYIIGLWCFLFTAFACLLGMVPKVSYTDQPKEWLFQLVLNISTPIVLLALGMIMPAIARRNKKTLN encoded by the coding sequence ATGAATGAGAAACAGTTAAGATGGCAAAATATTGCAATGATGGCTTTTGTTACTGTTTGGGGACTTGGAAATGTTGTAAATAATTTTGCACAACAAGGACTGACAGTTGTGACATCCTGGGTCTTGATTATGATTTTTTATTTTGTACCATATGCCTTAAGTGTTGGACAGCTAGGTTCGACTTTTAAAGAATCTGGTGGAGGGGTATCATCGTGGATTAAGGAAACCTCCACAACTAAGTTGGCCTATTATGCAGCTTGGACGTATTGGATAGTTCATATTCCTTATTTGGCACAGAAACCCCAAGGGATTTTAGTCGCTTTAAGTTGGCTGTTTAAGGGGAATGGGAATTTTGTTAATACGGTAGATTCAAAAATTGTTTCCTTAATTTGTTTGATCATATTTTTACTATTTTTATGGATTGCTTCAAAAGGGTTAACTACCTTGAAAGTCATTGGGAATATGGCAGGGACGGCGATGTTCGTGATGTCATTATTATTTATTTTATTAGCCGTCTCAGCCCCTTCTTTAAGAGGGGCAGTAGTTGCAACGCCAGATATGGGAAGTTTAGCTACTTATATCCCTAAGTTTGACTTTGCTTATCTTACAACTATCTCCATGCTAGTTTTTGCTGTTGGAGGCTGTGAAAAAATTTCGCCGTATGTTAATAATACGCATAACCCTTCAAAGGAATTTCCTAAAGGGATGATTGTTTTAGCAGCGATGGTAGCAATCTGTGCTCTATTAGGCTCTGTTGCGATGGGAATGTTGTTTGATGCAAATAATATTCCGGAAGATTTAATGGTAAATGGTGCGTATCAAGCATTTGAGAAGTTAGGAGCACACTATGGTGTAGGCAACTTATTTTTAATTTTATATGCCATTGCTAATTCAATGGCTCAAGTCTCAGCCTTAGCTTTTTCAATAGATGCCCCTCTTAAAATTTTATTGGCAGATGCAGATCCTGATTATATTCCTGCCAGTTTATCTAAGGTAAATGCTAAAGGAACACCTGTCAATGGCTACATTTTTACGGGTGTTCTAGTGACTATCTTAATTATTGTTCCATCTTTAGGCATGGGAAATATGAATGAATTATTTAAATGGCTAACTAATTTAAATTCAGTAGTGATGCCGATGCGTTATCTGTGGGTATTTTTAGCCTATATGTGGATTAATAAATATGCCAATCGTTTTCAGTCAGATTATAAGCTAGTCAAAAATGCTACTTTTGGTTACATTATTGGTCTGTGGTGTTTCTTATTTACGGCTTTCGCTTGTCTATTGGGAATGGTACCTAAAGTGTCTTATACAGATCAACCTAAAGAATGGTTATTTCAATTAGTTTTAAATATCTCAACTCCGATTGTATTGCTCGCTTTAGGGATGATTATGCCAGCGATTGCCCGACGTAACAAGAAAACGCTTAATTAA
- a CDS encoding APC family permease, whose amino-acid sequence MEEKQLRWYNISLMAFVAVWGLGNVVNNYAQQGLTVVVSWILIMVLYFVPYALSVGQLGSTFKESNGGVSSWIKETSTARLGYYAAWTYWVVHIPYLAQKPQAILIALSWLFKGNGDFVGTVDAKIVSLICLAIFLFFLWIASKGLTTLKLIGSIAGTSMFVMSLLFILLAVTAPAMTGAEVATPNMTSLSTYMPKFDFAYLTTISMLVFAVGGCEKMSPYVSNTKNPSKEFPKGMLILAAMVAICALLGSIAMGMLFDANNIPKDLKANGAYDAFKLLGGYYGVGNIFVILYAIANALASISALAFSIDAPLKILLSDADKNYIPAKLAKVNAKGTPVNGYILTGILVSTLIIIPSLGMGNMVELYDWLLNLNSVVMPLRYLWVFLAFMWINKKHKEFSSEYKFVKNPKVGYFIGLWCFLFTAFACFLGMVPKIDYAANPSHWMFEMILNIVTPFVLIALGLILPLIARRNQKS is encoded by the coding sequence ATGGAAGAAAAACAATTACGTTGGTATAATATTTCTTTAATGGCCTTTGTTGCTGTTTGGGGTCTTGGAAATGTTGTGAACAACTACGCACAACAAGGGTTAACAGTTGTTGTGTCATGGATTTTGATTATGGTACTTTATTTTGTTCCTTATGCTTTAAGCGTTGGTCAATTAGGCTCAACCTTTAAAGAATCAAATGGCGGTGTGTCATCCTGGATTAAGGAAACATCGACTGCGCGTTTAGGATATTATGCGGCTTGGACTTACTGGGTTGTTCATATTCCTTATTTGGCACAGAAACCACAAGCAATTTTAATTGCCTTAAGTTGGTTATTTAAAGGAAATGGTGATTTTGTTGGAACGGTAGATGCTAAAATAGTATCATTGATCTGTTTAGCGATTTTCTTATTCTTCTTATGGATTGCTTCAAAAGGGTTAACAACCTTAAAATTAATTGGTAGTATTGCGGGAACGTCAATGTTTGTAATGTCATTATTATTTATTCTTTTAGCTGTAACAGCTCCTGCTATGACTGGTGCTGAAGTTGCTACACCAAACATGACAAGTCTATCAACGTATATGCCAAAATTTGATTTTGCATATTTAACAACGATTTCAATGTTAGTCTTTGCTGTAGGTGGTTGTGAAAAAATGTCACCTTACGTAAGTAATACTAAAAATCCATCTAAAGAGTTTCCTAAAGGGATGTTAATTTTAGCAGCAATGGTCGCTATTTGTGCCTTATTAGGATCAATTGCAATGGGAATGTTATTTGATGCAAATAATATCCCTAAAGATTTGAAAGCTAATGGTGCTTATGACGCCTTCAAGTTACTAGGTGGTTATTATGGAGTAGGGAATATATTTGTTATCTTGTATGCCATCGCTAATGCTTTAGCCTCAATTTCAGCTTTAGCCTTTTCAATTGATGCGCCATTAAAAATCTTATTGTCAGATGCAGACAAAAATTATATTCCAGCTAAATTGGCTAAAGTTAATGCAAAAGGAACACCAGTAAATGGTTATATTTTAACAGGTATTTTAGTTAGTACACTGATTATTATTCCGTCGCTTGGTATGGGAAATATGGTTGAGCTTTATGACTGGTTATTAAATTTAAACTCAGTTGTTATGCCATTACGTTATTTGTGGGTTTTCTTAGCCTTTATGTGGATTAATAAAAAACACAAAGAATTCTCATCAGAATATAAATTTGTAAAAAATCCAAAAGTAGGCTATTTTATTGGTTTGTGGTGCTTCTTATTTACAGCCTTTGCTTGTTTCTTAGGAATGGTACCAAAAATTGATTATGCGGCGAATCCTAGTCACTGGATGTTTGAAATGATTTTAAATATTGTGACACCATTTGTCTTGATTGCTTTGGGCTTAATTTTACCGCTAATTGCTCGTCGTAATCAAAAATCTTAA
- a CDS encoding sugar kinase: protein MFESKKVMAFGEVMLRIAMSNYQTMEQTKDARLNFTGTGLNVLSGISHFGHETALLTQLPENRLGEAAKAEIRKLGISDKLIKQEGEHMGIYLLEQGYGNRPSEVTYLERHHSSFGLSSWEELELDNAISDSSIVHICGISLILTDATRQAALRLARQAQSLGKHVCFDFNYRPSLARDQDLLEIRKAYEEMLGYADIVIGGDRDLIELLDLPSECNQELEFSVLANYFVKKYQLLYFAGTERSYQAEQRYLTGFLISPTGMITSETFPIFIFDRVGTGDAYVAGILTGILNQWEPRKLVDFATASAVLAHTTLGDSPIVTLRQVELFLENQKIDIVR, encoded by the coding sequence ATGTTTGAAAGCAAAAAAGTCATGGCTTTTGGTGAAGTGATGCTTCGTATTGCGATGAGTAACTATCAAACAATGGAGCAGACAAAAGATGCTCGTCTTAACTTTACTGGAACAGGTTTAAATGTTTTAAGTGGGATCAGTCATTTTGGTCATGAAACAGCACTTTTGACACAGTTACCCGAAAATCGTTTAGGAGAGGCCGCTAAAGCTGAAATTCGAAAATTGGGGATTTCTGATAAGCTAATTAAACAAGAGGGAGAGCATATGGGAATTTACTTGCTTGAGCAAGGATATGGTAACCGTCCCTCAGAAGTTACTTACTTAGAGCGACATCATAGCTCTTTTGGCTTGAGTAGTTGGGAGGAATTAGAGTTAGATAATGCAATTAGTGACAGTAGTATTGTACATATTTGTGGTATTTCTTTAATTTTAACAGATGCGACAAGGCAAGCTGCACTTCGCTTAGCACGTCAAGCTCAGTCCTTAGGCAAACACGTTTGCTTTGATTTCAATTATCGTCCTAGTTTGGCTAGAGATCAAGATTTATTAGAGATTCGTAAGGCTTATGAAGAGATGTTAGGATATGCTGATATTGTTATAGGTGGTGATCGTGATTTGATAGAACTATTAGATCTGCCCAGTGAATGTAATCAAGAATTAGAATTTTCAGTATTAGCTAATTATTTTGTTAAGAAATATCAGTTATTATATTTTGCAGGGACTGAGCGTTCTTACCAAGCTGAGCAACGCTATTTAACAGGCTTTTTAATTTCTCCGACAGGCATGATTACATCTGAAACTTTTCCTATCTTTATTTTTGATCGAGTCGGGACAGGAGATGCCTATGTTGCAGGTATTTTAACAGGTATTCTTAATCAATGGGAGCCAAGAAAATTGGTGGATTTTGCAACTGCTAGTGCTGTATTAGCTCATACCACTTTAGGTGATAGTCCAATTGTAACCTTACGTCAAGTTGAATTATTTTTAGAAAATCAAAAGATTGATATTGTTAGATAA
- the dagF gene encoding 2-dehydro-3-deoxy-phosphogluconate aldolase → MKKTPNYYQDRVVLNVLANSVENAKDCYQAADGHVVLGVLSKNYTSDEAAINDMTLYQKATDNALSVGLGAGDPNQSQMVSRLSQVLQPQHVNQVFTGAGTSRALLGQSDTIVNALVSPTGKVGYVNIATGPLSSQTPAGEVPIETAIALLKDMGASSIKYFPMKGLAHKEEYVAVAKACAEYDFYLEPTGGIDLENFEEIVKIALDAGVKKVIPHVYSSIIDSETGDTRPSDVTTLFETVKKLLN, encoded by the coding sequence ATGAAAAAAACACCAAATTATTATCAAGATAGAGTCGTTTTAAACGTCTTAGCAAATTCGGTTGAAAATGCTAAAGACTGTTATCAAGCAGCTGATGGGCATGTCGTCTTAGGCGTCCTTTCAAAAAATTATACAAGTGATGAAGCGGCTATTAATGATATGACATTGTATCAAAAGGCAACAGATAATGCTTTGTCTGTTGGTTTAGGCGCAGGTGACCCAAATCAAAGTCAAATGGTGTCACGTCTCTCTCAAGTTTTACAACCTCAGCATGTTAACCAAGTTTTTACTGGTGCTGGGACTTCTCGTGCCTTATTAGGTCAAAGCGATACCATCGTTAATGCCTTAGTCTCACCAACCGGCAAGGTTGGTTATGTAAATATTGCAACGGGTCCTTTAAGTAGTCAAACACCGGCGGGTGAAGTTCCAATTGAAACAGCAATTGCCCTATTAAAAGACATGGGAGCAAGTTCAATTAAATATTTTCCAATGAAAGGCTTAGCTCACAAAGAAGAGTATGTAGCTGTTGCTAAGGCTTGTGCAGAATACGATTTTTATTTAGAGCCTACTGGTGGCATTGACCTAGAAAATTTTGAGGAGATTGTTAAGATTGCACTAGACGCTGGTGTAAAAAAAGTTATTCCTCATGTGTACAGTTCAATTATTGACTCAGAAACTGGTGACACACGTCCTAGTGATGTAACAACATTATTTGAAACAGTTAAAAAATTATTAAACTAA
- a CDS encoding DgaE family pyridoxal phosphate-dependent ammonia lyase — protein MTQTSYEKYNLKEVINASGKMTILGVSKVSDRVKKAQAQAGDSFYEMADLSKQTGAYIAKLVGSEDALVVSSASAGIAQSIAALIGQGSRYHLYHPYERRGEKREIIMPKGHNVDYGTGIDVMIAQGGGELVEAGYANRCTSEDLEMMITDQTAAILYVKSHHTVQKSMVSIEEAIKVAKGNNLPFILDAAAEEDLTGYIQMGADLVIYSGAKAIEGPSSGLVVGKATYIEWVRMQGLGLGRSMKIGKENILGFTQALEDYVTNGSESGEAMKARLAPFVKSLNEIPDVSCRSIQDGAGREIYRAEVTISGGKSASEVITELKAKSPAVYTRDYRSNNGIIEFDIRAVNEQEMLKITTRLSEIMQ, from the coding sequence ATGACACAAACCAGTTATGAAAAGTATAATTTAAAAGAGGTAATCAATGCTTCTGGTAAAATGACCATTTTAGGTGTATCAAAAGTATCTGATCGTGTAAAGAAAGCTCAAGCCCAAGCGGGTGATAGTTTTTATGAGATGGCTGATTTAAGTAAACAGACAGGTGCTTATATTGCGAAATTAGTTGGATCAGAAGATGCCTTGGTGGTTTCGAGTGCCTCAGCAGGTATTGCTCAAAGTATAGCAGCCCTAATTGGTCAAGGAAGTCGGTATCATTTGTATCACCCTTATGAACGCCGTGGAGAAAAACGTGAAATTATCATGCCTAAAGGACATAACGTAGATTATGGAACAGGGATTGATGTTATGATTGCTCAAGGAGGCGGTGAGTTAGTCGAAGCGGGTTATGCCAATCGTTGTACATCAGAAGATTTAGAAATGATGATAACTGACCAAACTGCAGCTATTTTATATGTTAAGAGTCATCATACGGTTCAAAAAAGTATGGTGTCAATTGAAGAGGCGATTAAAGTAGCTAAAGGAAACAACTTACCATTCATTTTAGATGCTGCAGCAGAAGAGGACTTGACTGGTTATATTCAAATGGGAGCTGATTTGGTTATCTATAGTGGGGCTAAAGCAATTGAAGGCCCAAGTTCTGGTTTAGTTGTTGGAAAAGCGACTTACATTGAGTGGGTGAGGATGCAAGGACTTGGCTTAGGTCGATCAATGAAAATCGGTAAAGAAAATATTTTAGGCTTTACACAAGCACTTGAAGATTATGTCACAAATGGTTCTGAAAGTGGCGAGGCAATGAAAGCTCGCTTAGCACCTTTTGTTAAATCCTTAAATGAGATTCCAGATGTTAGCTGTCGAAGTATTCAAGATGGGGCAGGTCGTGAGATTTACCGAGCAGAGGTAACTATTTCAGGTGGAAAATCAGCCAGTGAAGTTATCACAGAACTTAAAGCCAAAAGTCCGGCTGTTTATACACGTGACTATCGTAGTAATAATGGTATTATTGAATTTGATATTCGTGCTGTTAACGAACAAGAAATGTTAAAAATCACAACTCGATTAAGTGAGATTATGCAATAA
- a CDS encoding amidohydrolase/deacetylase family metallohydrolase: protein MADLLIKNAQLVSNERCDILVSEGRIVKVAPCIENEATNVLWLSDDEYLSAGWIDSHVHCFEKLSLYYDFPDEIGISKGVTTVIDAGSTGAQNIGEFYDLAAKAHTNVLALVNISEWGILAQDELSDLNKIKKERVQKVLKQYPDFIVGLKARMSKTVIGDNGIQPLVLAKEIQKACDDIPLMVHIGSAPPELSDILNCLDKGDIVTHCFNGKENGILASDDSIKAFVWEAYNKGIIFDIGHGTDSFNFHVAEVAFKEELLATTISTDIYHRNREEGPVHDLATTLEKLLEVGYDLPSLIDKVTVKPAEYFSLNTKGKISEGYDADFTVFKLCEEAKVLTDSNGNKRTVKTQIVPTQAIVGGVCYDTNQL, encoded by the coding sequence ATGGCTGATTTATTAATTAAAAACGCCCAGTTAGTATCTAATGAACGGTGTGATATTTTAGTGAGTGAAGGTAGAATTGTAAAAGTTGCACCTTGTATTGAAAATGAAGCTACAAACGTTCTCTGGTTATCAGATGATGAATATCTCTCAGCTGGTTGGATTGATAGTCATGTCCATTGTTTTGAAAAATTGTCTTTATATTATGATTTTCCCGATGAAATCGGAATATCAAAAGGTGTGACTACGGTTATTGATGCAGGTTCGACTGGTGCTCAAAATATTGGCGAATTTTATGACTTAGCAGCTAAAGCACACACAAATGTGTTAGCTTTAGTCAATATTTCAGAATGGGGGATCTTAGCTCAAGATGAACTTTCCGATTTAAATAAGATAAAAAAAGAACGTGTTCAAAAAGTTTTGAAACAATATCCAGATTTTATTGTAGGCTTAAAAGCACGTATGAGTAAAACAGTAATTGGAGATAACGGTATTCAACCTTTAGTTTTAGCTAAAGAGATACAGAAAGCATGCGATGATATACCGTTAATGGTTCATATAGGGTCAGCACCGCCAGAATTATCAGATATTTTAAACTGTTTGGATAAAGGTGATATTGTGACTCACTGTTTTAACGGTAAAGAAAATGGTATTTTGGCGAGTGATGATTCAATCAAAGCTTTCGTTTGGGAGGCCTACAATAAAGGAATTATCTTCGATATTGGTCACGGGACAGATAGCTTCAATTTTCATGTAGCTGAAGTTGCTTTTAAAGAAGAGCTATTAGCAACGACTATTAGTACTGATATTTATCATCGCAATCGTGAGGAAGGTCCGGTTCATGATTTAGCAACAACATTAGAAAAATTATTAGAAGTAGGGTATGATTTACCTAGTTTAATTGATAAAGTCACAGTGAAGCCAGCTGAATATTTTTCTTTAAATACAAAAGGAAAAATCAGTGAAGGATATGATGCTGATTTTACTGTCTTTAAATTGTGTGAGGAAGCAAAAGTTTTAACTGATTCTAATGGAAATAAGCGAACAGTGAAGACACAAATTGTGCCGACACAAGCGATTGTAGGAGGAGTATGTTATGACACAAACCAGTTATGA
- a CDS encoding DUF871 domain-containing protein: MNRRLGISIYPDHSEFEKDQEYVELAASFGFSRMFISMLEVTEGKEKVSQKFSKIIQVAKDLDYEVILDIAPNIFEELGISYDDLTFFHELGADGIRLDLGFDGNKEAMLTYNPFGLKIELNMSNDVAYLDNILTYQANKPFLYGCHNFYPQEGTALPYDFFVKCSERFKKQGLRTAAFVNSQVGKIGPWNINDGLPTLEEHRHLPIEVQTKHLFATGLIDDVVIGNAYASADELQAMSAIDPYQLHLSIQYVADVNEVETEIVETCQHFRRGDITNQVVRSTEVRKKFSQVSNPAHDNEQLFQRGDIVIGNDDFGKYKNELQVVLEPHKDLRKNKVGCVKEEELVLLDYLLPWSKFKFEAESRN; this comes from the coding sequence ATGAACAGACGATTAGGAATTTCTATTTACCCAGACCATAGTGAATTTGAGAAGGATCAAGAGTATGTCGAATTGGCAGCATCATTTGGTTTTTCAAGAATGTTTATTAGTATGTTAGAAGTAACCGAAGGAAAAGAAAAAGTAAGTCAAAAATTTTCGAAAATTATTCAAGTAGCTAAAGATTTAGATTATGAAGTTATCTTAGATATTGCACCTAATATTTTTGAAGAGTTAGGTATTTCCTACGACGATCTTACATTTTTTCATGAATTAGGAGCGGATGGTATCCGTCTAGACTTAGGGTTTGATGGCAATAAAGAAGCAATGTTAACTTATAATCCATTTGGATTAAAGATTGAATTAAATATGAGTAATGATGTGGCTTATTTAGATAATATTTTAACCTATCAAGCTAATAAACCGTTTTTATACGGATGTCACAATTTTTATCCACAAGAAGGAACTGCTTTGCCGTATGATTTCTTTGTAAAATGTAGCGAACGTTTCAAAAAACAAGGTTTACGGACAGCCGCTTTTGTTAATTCACAAGTAGGAAAAATTGGACCTTGGAATATAAATGATGGCTTGCCGACTTTGGAAGAGCATCGTCATTTACCAATTGAGGTACAAACTAAACATTTATTTGCTACTGGTCTTATTGATGATGTTGTCATTGGCAATGCTTATGCTTCAGCTGATGAACTACAAGCGATGTCAGCAATTGATCCATATCAATTACATTTATCTATTCAGTATGTAGCAGACGTAAATGAAGTTGAAACAGAAATTGTCGAGACTTGTCAGCATTTCCGTAGAGGAGATATTACGAATCAGGTCGTTCGTTCAACAGAAGTTCGCAAAAAATTCAGCCAGGTGTCTAATCCAGCACATGACAATGAACAACTCTTCCAACGGGGGGATATTGTAATTGGCAATGATGACTTTGGTAAATATAAAAATGAATTGCAAGTTGTATTAGAGCCGCATAAGGATTTACGCAAAAATAAAGTAGGCTGTGTAAAAGAAGAAGAGTTAGTTTTATTAGATTATTTATTACCATGGAGTAAGTTTAAATTTGAAGCTGAAAGTAGGAATTAA
- a CDS encoding PTS sugar transporter subunit IIC gives MDKLVTFLEAKVMPIANKVGSQRHMTAIRKGLIATMPLIIVGSFFTILLNIPIESVAAIIEPYKPMLDIPFRYTVGIMSLYATYGIATNLARSYDLDELSSGLLAILAFLISTVKPLQVMEDVPDVIGAGRYINIGNLSSSSLFGAMVAAIVSVEIFNFMKKRDITIKMPAGVPPEVSNSFIALLPALVVILFFWFIRYVLNFDISTFLSTLLMPLKDVLAGNSLLGGLLTVFLITFFWVLGIHGPAIMGPVIRPFWDISIAENIDAFNAGANAHNMPNIFTEQFLQWFIWIGGAGTTLALVILMMFSKSDYLKSLGRLSFLPGLFNINEPIIFGAPIVMNPILGIPFILAPLVTTTLSYFLTVTDVVPMMVARLPFAIPAPVAAWMSTNWSVAAAILVIVNFLIALAIYYPFFKVFEKQQIEKEKLEQAN, from the coding sequence ATGGACAAATTAGTCACTTTTTTGGAAGCAAAAGTAATGCCTATCGCTAATAAAGTAGGGTCCCAACGACACATGACAGCTATTCGTAAAGGGTTAATAGCAACGATGCCATTAATTATTGTAGGATCATTTTTCACGATTTTATTAAATATTCCAATCGAATCAGTTGCAGCAATCATTGAACCATACAAACCAATGTTGGATATACCCTTCAGGTATACGGTAGGAATTATGTCACTGTATGCAACCTATGGGATTGCAACAAATTTAGCACGTAGCTATGATTTAGATGAATTATCAAGTGGGTTATTAGCGATTTTAGCTTTTTTAATCTCAACAGTTAAACCACTACAAGTTATGGAAGATGTTCCAGATGTTATTGGAGCGGGTCGTTATATTAACATCGGTAATCTAAGTTCGTCTTCTTTATTTGGTGCGATGGTTGCAGCGATTGTATCAGTTGAAATTTTTAATTTTATGAAAAAACGTGATATTACAATTAAAATGCCAGCAGGTGTCCCACCAGAAGTCTCAAATTCATTTATTGCGCTACTACCGGCATTAGTTGTTATTTTATTTTTCTGGTTTATCAGATATGTTTTAAATTTTGATATTAGCACTTTCCTGAGTACATTATTAATGCCCTTAAAAGATGTTTTAGCTGGAAATAGCCTACTAGGTGGCTTACTAACAGTCTTTTTAATAACTTTTTTCTGGGTTTTAGGTATTCATGGTCCTGCTATTATGGGACCTGTTATTCGCCCGTTTTGGGATATTTCAATTGCAGAAAATATTGATGCATTTAATGCTGGCGCTAATGCTCATAATATGCCTAATATCTTTACTGAACAGTTTTTACAATGGTTTATTTGGATCGGTGGAGCAGGAACAACTTTAGCATTAGTTATCTTAATGATGTTTTCAAAATCAGATTACTTAAAAAGTTTAGGTCGTTTATCATTTTTACCAGGCTTATTCAATATTAATGAACCAATTATTTTTGGTGCACCAATTGTAATGAATCCAATTTTAGGAATTCCTTTTATTTTAGCACCATTGGTTACGACCACACTATCGTACTTTTTAACTGTAACTGATGTCGTCCCAATGATGGTAGCACGTTTACCTTTTGCTATTCCTGCACCAGTTGCGGCTTGGATGAGTACCAATTGGAGCGTAGCGGCAGCTATTTTAGTTATAGTTAATTTCTTAATTGCTTTAGCTATCTATTACCCATTCTTTAAAGTATTTGAAAAACAACAAATCGAAAAAGAAAAATTAGAACAAGCCAATTAA
- a CDS encoding GntR family transcriptional regulator — translation MRRKKVLYLEIADTIKNDIQNNVYPVGSMLPTETEFEGLFEVSKITIRKAVEVLALQGYVEKKSGKGTTVISNRLFNKLSKGDSFSTILEKKGMTLSKKIVNIEKVTLEHEHPYFAFFGAEVTKITRMYELNEEPYIIFNHFIPGKVFQETQEKLADSSLYRILADNHLVVDHFKDQFSVSIIGAAEQNLLATDVTHVMKRVRKSFDNDGKVIEVSVALYNTEQYPYEMEFEI, via the coding sequence ATGAGACGAAAAAAGGTACTGTATTTGGAGATTGCTGATACAATAAAGAATGACATACAAAATAATGTTTATCCTGTAGGGAGTATGTTGCCGACAGAAACAGAATTTGAAGGGTTATTCGAAGTTAGTAAAATTACGATTAGAAAAGCTGTCGAGGTTTTAGCATTACAAGGCTACGTTGAGAAGAAGAGTGGCAAAGGCACAACAGTGATTAGTAATCGGTTGTTTAATAAGCTTTCTAAGGGAGATTCTTTTTCAACGATTTTAGAAAAAAAAGGGATGACGCTTAGTAAGAAAATCGTTAATATCGAAAAAGTAACATTAGAACATGAGCATCCTTACTTTGCTTTTTTTGGAGCGGAGGTTACTAAGATTACAAGAATGTATGAGTTGAATGAGGAGCCATATATTATTTTTAATCATTTCATTCCAGGTAAAGTCTTTCAAGAAACACAAGAAAAATTAGCTGATAGTTCTCTTTATCGTATTTTAGCTGACAATCATTTAGTAGTCGATCATTTTAAAGATCAATTTTCAGTTAGTATCATTGGTGCTGCAGAACAAAATTTATTAGCCACTGACGTAACACATGTAATGAAACGAGTGAGAAAGTCATTTGATAATGATGGAAAAGTGATAGAAGTCTCAGTTGCTTTATATAATACGGAACAGTATCCATATGAAATGGAGTTTGAAATTTAA